Proteins from a single region of Escherichia coli DSM 30083 = JCM 1649 = ATCC 11775:
- the sitC gene encoding iron/manganese ABC transporter permease subunit SitC — MNALLEPFSYEYMLNAMWVSAMVGGLCAFLSCYLMLKGWSLIGDALSHSIVPGVAGAYMLGLPFSLGAFFSGGLAAGSMLFLNQLTRLKEDAIIGLIFSSFFGLGLFMVSLNPTSVNIQTIVLGNILAIDPADILQLTIIGILSIIVLFFKWKDLMVTFFDENHARAIGLHPGRLKILFFTLLSVSTVAALQTVGAFLVICLVVTPGATAWLLTDRFPRLLMIAVTIGSVTSFLGAWASYFLDGATGGIIVVAQTLLFLLAFVFAPTHGLLANRRRAHKALEDRS, encoded by the coding sequence ATGAACGCGCTACTGGAACCCTTCAGCTATGAATATATGCTCAATGCGATGTGGGTCTCGGCGATGGTCGGCGGTCTCTGCGCTTTCCTGTCATGCTATCTGATGCTAAAAGGCTGGTCGCTGATTGGCGATGCGCTGTCGCACTCTATTGTCCCGGGTGTTGCGGGGGCATATATGCTGGGGCTTCCGTTTTCTCTGGGAGCCTTCTTTTCCGGCGGACTGGCAGCGGGCAGCATGCTGTTTCTTAACCAACTCACTCGCTTAAAAGAAGATGCCATCATCGGCCTGATCTTCTCGTCCTTTTTTGGCCTGGGGCTGTTTATGGTGTCATTGAACCCGACATCCGTGAACATTCAGACCATCGTCCTGGGCAATATTCTGGCAATCGATCCGGCGGATATCCTGCAACTCACTATCATTGGCATTCTCTCGATCATCGTGCTTTTTTTCAAATGGAAAGATCTTATGGTGACCTTTTTCGACGAGAATCACGCCCGTGCTATTGGATTGCATCCGGGCAGATTAAAAATCCTCTTCTTCACCCTGCTGTCGGTTTCGACCGTTGCGGCGCTGCAAACGGTTGGTGCCTTTCTGGTGATCTGTCTGGTGGTGACTCCCGGTGCAACAGCATGGTTGTTAACCGATCGTTTTCCCCGCCTGCTCATGATTGCTGTAACTATTGGCAGTGTGACCAGTTTCCTCGGCGCGTGGGCCAGTTACTTTCTGGACGGCGCGACAGGTGGAATCATCGTGGTGGCGCAGACACTGCTGTTTCTTTTAGCATTTGTCTTTGCGCCCACCCATGGGCTTTTGGCAAATCGTCGGCGTGCGCATAAAGCGCTGGAGGATCGCTCATGA
- the sitB gene encoding iron/manganese ABC transporter ATP-binding protein SitB, which translates to MMQSAGIVVNDVTVTWRNGHTALRDASFTVPGGSIAALVGVNGSGKSTLFKAIMGFVRLTSGKISVLGIPTRQALQKNLVAYVPQSEEVDWSFPVLVEDVVMMGRYGHMGMLRIAKKRDRQIVTDALERVDMVDFRHRQIGELSGGQKKRVFLARAIAQQGDVILLDEPFTGVDVKTEAKIISLLRELRAEGKTMLVSTHNLGSVTTFCDYTVMVKGTVLASGPTDTTFTAENLELAFSGVLRHVTLNGSEESIITDDERPFVAHRPSAVQREER; encoded by the coding sequence ATGATGCAATCTGCAGGCATTGTCGTTAATGATGTTACTGTCACCTGGCGTAACGGGCACACAGCACTGCGCGATGCATCCTTCACAGTACCAGGCGGATCTATTGCCGCTCTGGTTGGGGTAAACGGTTCCGGAAAATCGACGTTGTTTAAAGCGATTATGGGATTTGTGCGTCTGACCAGCGGGAAGATATCTGTTCTGGGTATTCCCACACGACAGGCGCTACAGAAAAACCTGGTTGCCTACGTCCCTCAGTCAGAAGAGGTTGACTGGTCATTTCCTGTACTGGTGGAAGATGTGGTGATGATGGGCCGCTATGGGCATATGGGTATGTTGCGTATCGCCAAAAAGAGGGATCGTCAGATTGTCACCGATGCGCTGGAACGTGTCGATATGGTGGATTTTCGCCATCGACAAATCGGCGAGCTTTCCGGTGGACAAAAGAAACGCGTCTTTCTGGCGAGAGCGATTGCACAGCAGGGTGATGTGATCCTGCTGGATGAACCTTTTACCGGCGTTGATGTGAAAACCGAAGCGAAAATCATCAGCCTGTTGAGGGAGTTACGCGCGGAAGGCAAAACGATGCTTGTCTCAACGCACAATCTCGGATCCGTCACGACATTTTGCGATTATACGGTCATGGTCAAAGGCACCGTCCTGGCAAGCGGGCCGACAGACACCACTTTTACAGCCGAGAACCTGGAGCTGGCTTTTAGCGGCGTACTGCGCCATGTCACACTTAACGGCTCGGAAGAAAGCATTATTACTGACGATGAACGCCCTTTTGTGGCACATCGACCGTCAGCGGTGCAGAGGGAAGAAAGATGA
- the sitA gene encoding iron/manganese ABC transporter substrate-binding protein SitA: protein MLSIKKVTMLLGCLVLTCSIAFQASAAEKFKVITTFTIIADMAKNVAGDAAEVSSITKPGAEIHEYQPTPGDIKRAQGAQLILANGMNLELWFQRFYQHLNGVPEVIVSSGVTPVGITEGPYEGKPNPHAWMSPDNALIYVDNIRDAFIKYDPANAQTYQRNADTYKAKITQTLAPLRKQIAELPENQRWMVTSEGAFSYLARDLGLKELYLWPINADQQGTPQQVRKVVDIVKKNHIPAVFSESTISDKPARQVARETGAHYGGVLYVDSLSTENGPVPTYIDLLKVTTSTLVQGIKAGKREK, encoded by the coding sequence ATGCTCTCAATAAAAAAAGTAACCATGCTCTTGGGGTGCCTAGTCCTCACCTGCTCGATAGCATTTCAGGCGAGTGCAGCTGAAAAATTCAAGGTCATTACAACTTTTACCATCATCGCAGATATGGCCAAAAACGTGGCTGGAGATGCTGCAGAAGTCTCATCCATAACCAAGCCTGGTGCAGAAATTCATGAGTATCAGCCTACCCCTGGCGATATTAAACGTGCGCAGGGGGCACAACTGATTCTCGCCAATGGTATGAATCTGGAATTGTGGTTCCAACGCTTTTACCAGCATCTCAATGGGGTTCCAGAAGTAATTGTCTCTTCGGGTGTGACGCCAGTAGGGATCACCGAAGGGCCCTATGAGGGCAAACCTAACCCCCATGCCTGGATGTCGCCAGATAATGCTCTGATTTACGTCGATAATATTCGTGATGCGTTTATAAAATACGATCCGGCAAATGCACAAACCTACCAACGTAATGCCGATACTTATAAAGCCAAGATTACCCAAACCCTTGCCCCCCTGCGTAAGCAGATTGCGGAACTCCCTGAGAATCAGCGATGGATGGTCACCAGTGAAGGGGCTTTTTCTTATCTCGCACGCGATTTGGGGCTAAAAGAGCTTTATCTGTGGCCGATTAATGCCGATCAACAAGGAACACCGCAGCAGGTACGTAAGGTTGTTGATATAGTTAAGAAAAATCATATCCCGGCAGTCTTTAGCGAGAGTACGATTTCCGATAAACCAGCGCGTCAGGTTGCGCGTGAAACCGGCGCGCACTACGGTGGTGTGCTCTATGTCGATTCCCTGAGCACAGAAAACGGCCCGGTACCTACGTATATCGACCTTCTGAAGGTTACTACCAGTACGCTGGTACAGGGAATTAAAGCCGGAAAAAGGGAGAAATAA
- a CDS encoding IS1-like element IS1A family transposase (programmed frameshift): MASVSISCPSCSATDGVVRNGKSTAGHQRYLCSHCRKTWQLQFTYTASQPGTHQKIIDMAMNGVGCRATARIMGVGLNTILRHFKKLRPQSVTSRIQPGSDVIVCAEMDEQWGYVGAKSRQRWLFYAYDSLRKTVVAHVFGERTMATLGRLMSLLSPFDVVIWMTDGWPLYESRLKGKLHVISKRYTQRIERHNLNLRQHLARLGRKSLSFSKSVELHDKVIGHYLNIKHYQ; encoded by the exons GTGGCTTCTGTTTCTATCAGCTGTCCCTCCTGTTCAGCTACTGACGGGGTGGTGCGTAACGGCAAAAGCACCGCCGGACATCAGCGCTATCTCTGCTCTCACTGCCGTAAAACATGGCAACTGCAGTTCACTTACACCGCTTCTCAACCCGGTACGCACCAGAAAATCATTGATATGGCCATGAATGGCGTTGGATGCCGGGCAACTGCCCGCATTATGGGCGTTGGCCTCAACACGATTTTACGTCACT TTAAAAAACTCAGGCCGCAGTCGGTAACCTCGCGCATACAGCCGGGCAGTGATGTGATTGTCTGCGCTGAAATGGACGAACAGTGGGGCTATGTCGGGGCTAAATCGCGCCAGCGCTGGCTGTTTTACGCGTATGACAGTCTCCGGAAGACGGTTGTTGCGCACGTATTCGGTGAACGCACTATGGCGACGCTGGGGCGTCTTATGAGCCTGCTGTCACCCTTTGACGTGGTGATATGGATGACGGATGGCTGGCCGCTGTATGAATCCCGCCTGAAGGGAAAGCTGCACGTAATCAGCAAGCGATATACGCAGCGAATTGAGCGGCATAACCTGAATCTGAGGCAGCACCTGGCACGGCTGGGACGGAAGTCGCTGTCGTTCTCAAAATCGGTGGAGCTGCATGACAAAGTCATCGGGCATTATCTGAACATAAAACACTATCAATAA